The window TTCGGATTGCTGAAATCGGCTGGCAGCGTGACGAGATTCAAACCCGCTTCGGGCTTCTCGCCGCTGTGGCAGTTGGCGCAATGCGTTTTGACAAACGGCTTGATGGTTTCATCGAAGCCAGCCGGCTCCGCGGCCAACACAACAGCAGGGATTGCGAGCGCAGACAGGGCCCACAGCGAAGAGCGAAACAGATTCATCGGCCAGATTCCGAAAGAAGACAAAATTCCCACTGCGACTCGATCGCCTACGCTTTGAATTCCAAGCCGGGCAGCGTCGTCGTGCCGGTCGAGAATTTGCTCGTTTCGATCCCCATCCGTTGCAGCATGCTGACGTAGAGATTCGCCAGCGGATGGTTGCGGTCCTTATCAAAGGCCAAGTGCTGGCCGTGCCGGAAACCGCCGCCGCAGAGCATGACCGGCAGGTTCACATTGCTGTGCCAGTTGGCGTTGCCCATCGCAGCGCCGTGCAACACCATGGTGCGGTCGAGCAGCGTCTCTTCCCCTTCCGTCACGCTTTGCAAGCCGGCGAGAAAATCGCGGAAGCTCGCCATTTGGTTTTCTTCCATCTTCCGCAGCGTAGCCATCACTTCGGGTCGATTGCCGTGGTGCGTGAGCGAGTGATGCGAATCGGCGCCAGGAATCTTGTGCGTCGAATGCTGATCCTGAGCCATGATCGTGATCAGCCGAGTCGAGTCGGTTTGAATTGCGAGCTTCGTCAGGTCGTACATCAGCTTCCCCTTCGCCGACGTATCGTTGTTGTCTTTCACATCGGCCGGCGGCTGCATTTCGACCTTCGGCTTGTCCTTGTGTTCCCATTCTTCGGCGCGCTGCAGTTGCTGCTCGAGCTCGCGCACGGCAGTGAAGTATTGATCGAGCCGGCCGCGATCCTCGGGCCCCACGCGGCGCTCGAGTCCCTTGGCACTGGTGGC is drawn from Anatilimnocola floriformis and contains these coding sequences:
- a CDS encoding DUF1552 domain-containing protein is translated as MRTILSPSSRLHRRSFLRATGVALALPWLSAMIRSVLANDKASEKNVRPRRMVAICSDMGFIPEYFFPKGTGADYKASPYLEIVKDFRPHTTVFSGLSHPQVDGGHAADICFLTGAAHPGGGGFRNTISLDQYAAQHIGTQTRFAHLNLIIGHETKQNLSWTQAGVGIPPEQWPSAVYKRLFLQGTADELKARLRELRDGRSVLDAVATSAKGLERRVGPEDRGRLDQYFTAVRELEQQLQRAEEWEHKDKPKVEMQPPADVKDNNDTSAKGKLMYDLTKLAIQTDSTRLITIMAQDQHSTHKIPGADSHHSLTHHGNRPEVMATLRKMEENQMASFRDFLAGLQSVTEGEETLLDRTMVLHGAAMGNANWHSNVNLPVMLCGGGFRHGQHLAFDKDRNHPLANLYVSMLQRMGIETSKFSTGTTTLPGLEFKA